TCTGGAGTACAAATCGTTTAGTGATTTCGCCTCCGACCTGCTCGGGCCGTGGGCCGGGTATTTTACCGGCTGGACCTACTGGTTCTGCTGGGTCGTTACTGGGATGGCAGACGTTGTCGCGATTACCGCGTATGCGCAATTCTGGTTCCCCGAACTGTCAGACTGGGTCGCCTCGCTGGCGGTGATTGTGCTGCTGCTGAGCCTCAACCTCGCCACCGTAAAAATGTTCGGTGAGATGGAGTTCTGGTTTGCGATGATCAAAATCGTCGCCATCATCGGCCTGATTGTCGTCGGTCTGGTGATGGTGCTGACGCACTTCCAGTCGCCAACCGGCGTTCAGGCATCGTTCACGCATCTGTGGAATGACGGTGGCTGGTTCCCGAAAGGTCTGAGCGGCTTCTTTGCCGGCTTCCAGATAGCGGTGTTCGCGTTTGTGGGTATTGAGCTGGTGGGAACGACCGCTGCGGAAACCAAGGATCCTGAGAAATCTCTGCCGCGCGCCATTAACTCGATTCCAATCCGTATTATCATGTTCTACGTGTTCGCGCTGATCGTGATTATGTCCGTAACGCCGTGGAGCTCAGTAGTACCAACCAAGAGCCCATTCGTTGAACTGTTTGTGCTGGTTGGTCTGCCTGCTGCGGCGAGCCTGATCAACTTTGTGGTTCTGACTTCAGCGGCCTCTTCCGCAAACAGCGGCGTGTTCTCTACCAGCCGTATGCTGTTCGGCCTGGCGCAGGAAGGCGTTGCACCGAAAGCATTTGCCAAGCTGTCTAAACGCGCAGTTCCGGCGAAGGGGTTAACCTTCTCCTGTATCTGTCTGTTGGGCGGCGTGGTGATGCTGTACGTGAACCCGAGCGTGATTGGCGCGTTCACCATGATCACCACCGTGTCGGCGATTCTGTTCATGTTCGTCTGGACCATCATTCTTTGCTCGTACCTGGTGTACCGCAAGCAACGTCCTCACCTGCATGAAAAATCAATCTACAAGATGCCGTTAGGCAAGCTGATGTGCTGGGTATGTATGGCGTTCTTCGTCTTCGTACTGGTACTGCTGACGCTGGAAGATGATACCCGTCAGGCGTTGATGGTGACGCCGCTGTGGTTCATCGCGCTGGGTCTGGGCTGGTTGTTTATCGGTAAGAAACGTATGGCGGGTATGCGTTAAGCGTTGTCATATCGGACACAAAAAAGGCCACATAAGCAGTGGCCGAATTCGGACTTCAGGAAGGCGCTCTCGGGCGCCTTTTTTTATTCACCTGCGAGGGCACGCGGGAACAACACATTGTTTTCCAGGCTGATGTGTTCCATCAGGTCATCGATCATTTCGTTAATGCCGTTATACATGGCTTTCCATGTGGTGCAGGCTTCTGGCGGCGGCGTCACGTTGTGGGTGATGTGTTTGATCACTTCCACCAGTTCACCCGCATCGTCATGTTCGCTTTCCATCACGCTGATTGGCCCCATCGCCTGGCTACCCATGCCCTGTTTGATCATCGGGAACAGGATCTGCTCTTCTTTCATCATGTGGCTGGACAGCTCTTCATGCAGCATGGTCAGGTTTTTCGCCAGACCGCGCGGTACGTTCGGTTTGTCTGCGTGAACGCGTTCAACTTTTGTGGCCTGCAGGATCAGCTCCGGCAGCTGTTCGCGGTGTCTGTCGTGATAACGCACGATGATATGGTCGATGATTTCAGCCAGAGCCACGGTACGCCAGTCTTTCTCCAGCGGCTGTTCAGCCAGCTGCGCAAGCTGCGCCTCAATAACGTCTAAATCCAGCTCTTTACGCGCGGCAGCGCGTGCC
This window of the Citrobacter freundii ATCC 8090 = MTCC 1658 = NBRC 12681 genome carries:
- the ytfE gene encoding iron-sulfur cluster repair protein YtfE; translation: MSYRDQPLGELALSIPRASALFRKYDMDYCCGGKQTLARAAARKELDLDVIEAQLAQLAEQPLEKDWRTVALAEIIDHIIVRYHDRHREQLPELILQATKVERVHADKPNVPRGLAKNLTMLHEELSSHMMKEEQILFPMIKQGMGSQAMGPISVMESEHDDAGELVEVIKHITHNVTPPPEACTTWKAMYNGINEMIDDLMEHISLENNVLFPRALAGE
- the cycA gene encoding D-serine/D-alanine/glycine transporter, giving the protein MVDQVKVDTAEEASSEQSLRRNLTNRHIQLIAIGGAIGTGLFMGSGKTISLAGPSIIFVYMIIGFMLFFVMRAMGELLLSNLEYKSFSDFASDLLGPWAGYFTGWTYWFCWVVTGMADVVAITAYAQFWFPELSDWVASLAVIVLLLSLNLATVKMFGEMEFWFAMIKIVAIIGLIVVGLVMVLTHFQSPTGVQASFTHLWNDGGWFPKGLSGFFAGFQIAVFAFVGIELVGTTAAETKDPEKSLPRAINSIPIRIIMFYVFALIVIMSVTPWSSVVPTKSPFVELFVLVGLPAAASLINFVVLTSAASSANSGVFSTSRMLFGLAQEGVAPKAFAKLSKRAVPAKGLTFSCICLLGGVVMLYVNPSVIGAFTMITTVSAILFMFVWTIILCSYLVYRKQRPHLHEKSIYKMPLGKLMCWVCMAFFVFVLVLLTLEDDTRQALMVTPLWFIALGLGWLFIGKKRMAGMR